The Rhizobium sp. BT03 genome has a window encoding:
- a CDS encoding alpha-glucosidase, translated as MALQAGGNADWWRGAVIYQVYPRSFQDTNSDGLGDLKGITRRLPHIASLGVDAIWLSPFFKSPMADMGYDVSDYCDVDPIFGTLADFDEMMTEAHRLGIKVVIDQVISHTSDRHPWFVESRTSRTNPKADWYVWADPQPDGTAPNNWLSIFGGPGWEWDGVRRQYYQHNFLTSQPDLNFHSRQVQDAVLETVKFWLDRGVDGFRLDTVNYYFCDKQLRSNPPHEPDEDDAGLDAPDSNPYGMQNHLYDKTQPENVDFLKRFRVLLDQYEDRTTVGEVGDGARSLKTVGAYTSGGDKLHMCYTFDLLGPEFTAEHIRGCVEAFQKVVTDGWVCWAFSNHDVMRHVSRFALTAEERPVIAKLAISVLAALRGSICLYQGEELGLPEAELAFEDLRDPYGIRFWPAFKGRDGCRTPMPWEAGKAHAGFTSAEKSWLPVPYEQAALSVDTQEGSDSSVLNHYRRTLAFRKSHPALIDGEMSFIGTNQDLLAFTREKDGEKLLFVFNLTRKPAEFRLPEDMVLRQSLEMPGFEAMVGEGSVKMAALDGFCARIENSIR; from the coding sequence ATGGCATTGCAGGCAGGCGGGAATGCGGACTGGTGGCGCGGCGCGGTGATCTATCAGGTCTATCCGCGCTCGTTTCAGGACACCAACAGCGACGGTCTCGGCGACCTCAAGGGGATCACCCGCCGGCTGCCGCATATCGCCAGTCTCGGTGTCGACGCGATCTGGCTTTCGCCCTTCTTCAAGTCGCCGATGGCCGATATGGGCTATGACGTTTCCGACTATTGCGACGTCGACCCGATCTTCGGGACGCTCGCCGATTTCGACGAGATGATGACCGAGGCGCACCGGCTCGGCATCAAGGTCGTGATCGACCAAGTGATCTCGCACACATCAGACCGGCATCCCTGGTTCGTCGAGAGCCGGACGAGCCGGACCAATCCGAAAGCCGATTGGTATGTCTGGGCCGATCCGCAGCCCGATGGCACGGCGCCGAACAACTGGCTGTCGATCTTCGGCGGGCCGGGCTGGGAGTGGGACGGCGTGCGTCGGCAATATTACCAGCACAATTTTCTGACCTCGCAGCCGGACCTCAATTTCCACAGCAGGCAAGTGCAGGATGCGGTGCTGGAGACGGTGAAGTTCTGGCTCGACCGCGGCGTCGACGGCTTTCGGCTGGACACGGTCAACTATTATTTCTGCGACAAGCAGCTCAGAAGCAATCCGCCGCACGAGCCCGATGAGGATGACGCCGGCCTCGATGCGCCCGACAGCAATCCCTATGGCATGCAGAACCACCTCTACGACAAGACGCAGCCTGAGAACGTCGATTTCCTCAAGCGCTTCCGGGTGCTGCTCGACCAGTATGAGGATCGCACCACCGTCGGCGAGGTCGGCGACGGGGCGCGGTCGCTGAAGACGGTTGGCGCCTATACGAGTGGCGGCGACAAGCTGCATATGTGCTACACATTCGACCTGCTCGGACCGGAGTTCACCGCCGAACATATTCGCGGCTGCGTCGAGGCATTCCAGAAGGTTGTGACCGACGGCTGGGTCTGCTGGGCTTTCTCAAACCATGACGTTATGCGCCATGTCAGCCGTTTTGCGCTGACGGCGGAAGAGCGTCCTGTCATCGCCAAGCTGGCGATCTCGGTGCTTGCGGCGCTGCGCGGCTCGATCTGCCTCTATCAGGGCGAGGAACTCGGCCTGCCGGAGGCGGAACTCGCCTTCGAGGATCTTCGCGATCCCTACGGCATCCGCTTCTGGCCGGCCTTCAAGGGCCGCGACGGATGCCGCACGCCTATGCCCTGGGAAGCCGGCAAGGCGCATGCGGGCTTCACCTCCGCCGAAAAGAGCTGGCTGCCGGTGCCTTATGAGCAGGCGGCACTTTCCGTGGATACGCAGGAGGGAAGCGATAGCTCGGTGCTCAATCATTACCGGAGGACGCTCGCCTTCCGAAAGAGCCACCCGGCGCTGATCGATGGCGAGATGAGCTTCATCGGCACCAACCAGGATCTGCTGGCCTTCACCCGCGAAAAGGACGGTGAGAAGCTGCTCTTCGTTTTCAACCTGACCCGTAAACCGGCGGAATTCCGCCTGCCTGAGGACATGGTGCTCAGGCAATCGCTCGAAATGCCGGGCTTCGAAGCGATGGTCGGCGAGGGCTCGGTGAAGATGGCGGCGCTGGATGGATTCTGTGCGCGGATAGAAAATTCAATTCGTTGA
- a CDS encoding putative toxin-antitoxin system toxin component, PIN family: MKRVVLDTNILTAALRSRTGASFAILQLTAKKVIRPLVTTALFLEYEAVLKRPEHIAVYGFTPPDIDRLMAEMAALAEAVDVHFRWRPQLSDPQDELVFEAAVNGRADALVTHNIRDFEAVKDRFGLRVIRPAELLEEIRK; the protein is encoded by the coding sequence ATGAAGCGTGTCGTGCTTGATACGAACATCCTGACCGCCGCTCTTCGCAGCCGAACCGGTGCGTCGTTCGCGATATTGCAACTGACAGCGAAGAAGGTGATCAGGCCGCTTGTCACGACCGCGCTTTTTCTGGAGTACGAGGCGGTATTGAAGCGTCCGGAGCATATTGCCGTTTACGGGTTTACGCCGCCGGATATCGACAGGCTGATGGCAGAAATGGCCGCATTGGCCGAGGCGGTCGACGTCCATTTCCGTTGGCGGCCTCAGCTTTCGGATCCGCAGGACGAACTGGTATTCGAGGCGGCGGTCAACGGGCGGGCGGATGCGCTGGTGACGCACAATATCAGGGATTTCGAAGCGGTGAAGGACCGGTTCGGGCTCCGTGTCATTCGGCCCGCGGAATTGCTGGAGGAGATCAGGAAATGA
- a CDS encoding peptide ABC transporter substrate-binding protein produces the protein MNQFTKKFLASAMFGTLLAFSAHAATLNIHNGGDPQSLDPQKLSGDWENRIAGDIFEGLVTEDAKDNPVPGQAESWTISPDGKVYTFKLRDGIKWSDGQPVTAGDFVFAFQRLVDPKNAAEYAYLQFTIKNAEKINKGEITDLNQLGVKAIDDKTLEITLENATPYFINALMHYTAYPLPKHVVEAKGQDWVKIGNIVTNGPYKPTEWVPGSHVTTVKNDQWYGAKDLKIDGAKFFVLEDQEAALKRYRAGEFDIMTDFPTDQYEWMKKNLPGQAHVAPFLASYYYVLNAQKPPFNDKRVRQALSMAVNREVIGPQILGTQEPPAYSWVPPGTANYGEPAYVSWKDLPYKDKVEEAKKLLKEAGFGPDHPLKAQLRYNTNDNHKRVAVAIASMWKPLGVQVELYNAETKVHYDEMQRGQVEIGRAGWIADYNDPDNFLNLLTTGVAMNYGRWSNPDYDKLIKEGNAETDIGKRAEIFKKAEQLALDDSAAIPLYYYVSKNVVSPKVEGFVDNIQDIHRTRWLSMKE, from the coding sequence ATGAACCAGTTCACGAAAAAATTTCTCGCCTCCGCAATGTTTGGCACATTGCTGGCGTTTTCGGCGCATGCGGCCACGCTCAACATTCACAATGGTGGCGACCCGCAATCGCTCGATCCGCAGAAACTTTCAGGCGACTGGGAGAACCGTATCGCCGGCGACATTTTCGAAGGTCTCGTCACTGAAGACGCCAAGGACAATCCTGTCCCCGGCCAGGCCGAAAGCTGGACGATTTCACCTGACGGCAAAGTCTATACCTTCAAACTTCGCGACGGCATCAAATGGTCCGATGGCCAGCCGGTAACGGCAGGAGACTTCGTCTTCGCCTTCCAGCGCCTCGTCGACCCGAAGAACGCCGCCGAGTATGCCTATCTGCAGTTCACCATCAAGAACGCCGAAAAGATCAACAAGGGCGAGATCACCGACCTCAACCAGCTCGGCGTCAAGGCAATCGACGACAAGACGCTCGAAATCACGCTCGAAAACGCCACCCCCTATTTCATCAACGCGCTGATGCACTACACGGCCTATCCGTTGCCGAAGCACGTCGTCGAGGCCAAGGGCCAGGACTGGGTCAAGATCGGCAACATCGTCACCAACGGCCCCTACAAGCCGACCGAATGGGTTCCGGGCTCGCATGTAACGACTGTCAAGAACGACCAGTGGTATGGCGCCAAGGACCTGAAGATCGACGGCGCCAAGTTCTTCGTGCTGGAGGATCAGGAAGCGGCACTGAAACGTTACCGCGCCGGCGAATTCGACATAATGACCGACTTCCCAACCGACCAGTATGAATGGATGAAGAAAAACCTGCCGGGCCAAGCCCACGTCGCGCCGTTTCTTGCCAGCTATTACTATGTCCTAAACGCCCAGAAACCGCCCTTCAACGATAAGCGCGTGCGCCAGGCTCTTTCGATGGCGGTCAACCGTGAAGTGATCGGCCCGCAAATCCTCGGCACCCAAGAACCGCCCGCCTACTCCTGGGTTCCACCGGGCACAGCCAATTATGGCGAACCTGCCTATGTCAGCTGGAAGGACCTGCCCTACAAGGACAAGGTCGAAGAAGCAAAGAAGCTGTTGAAGGAGGCCGGTTTCGGACCGGACCATCCGCTAAAGGCGCAGCTCCGTTACAACACCAATGACAACCACAAACGCGTCGCCGTCGCGATCGCCTCTATGTGGAAGCCGCTCGGCGTCCAAGTCGAACTCTATAATGCAGAAACCAAAGTGCATTACGACGAAATGCAGCGCGGTCAGGTGGAAATCGGTCGAGCCGGCTGGATTGCCGACTACAACGATCCAGATAACTTTCTAAACCTGCTGACAACAGGTGTCGCGATGAATTACGGCCGCTGGAGCAATCCCGACTACGACAAGCTGATCAAAGAAGGAAATGCCGAAACGGACATCGGCAAGCGCGCTGAAATCTTCAAGAAGGCCGAACAGTTGGCTCTCGACGACAGCGCTGCAATTCCGCTCTACTACTATGTCTCGAAGAACGTCGTCTCACCGAAGGTCGAAGGCTTCGTCGACAACATCCAGGACATCCACCGCACCCGCTGGCTGTCGATGAAAGAGTAA
- a CDS encoding toxin-antitoxin system HicB family antitoxin → MSTNTYPLKLPSSIKAAAARLAKEDGVSLNQWIASAVAQKVGAVETAEEFLKRRAGGATGDGLSTLLDKVPDAEPATGDELPEGWR, encoded by the coding sequence ATGAGCACGAACACCTACCCGCTCAAACTTCCAAGCTCGATCAAGGCGGCTGCGGCTCGTCTCGCAAAGGAAGACGGCGTCTCCCTCAATCAGTGGATTGCATCGGCGGTTGCACAGAAGGTCGGCGCGGTCGAGACAGCCGAGGAGTTCCTCAAGCGACGGGCAGGCGGCGCGACCGGGGATGGCCTTTCGACGCTACTCGACAAGGTGCCGGATGCGGAACCCGCCACGGGTGATGAATTGCCGGAAGGTTGGCGATAG